tttctccttcttttattattcaaatattataattattcaggtcactacaaaaatattccatatttaaagaaaaatcttgtGTTTTCTTTGGAGTCTCTGAATCCAAAGGTACAAGTACTCTACTAAAGGTGGAGTTATGAAGTTCAGCAAAGGTGCCCTTGTTACTCTAAAAGCAAAGAAATTACCTCGTATTTTATAAGTgacatttgattgtatttaaataagtgttattattagttttaaatataatttaaattagaattattatgatttttagttaacaatttcaataataattattttcaattaaaaataatcttgttattagtatacatttataatgtatgattgttatattaatttatgataaaataacatttttaattaaattaaaattttaatttattgtatgtgaaaatttaaattaataaatgattcttcgctcataaattttaatttattattattataataaataaataaataaataaggagaataCAAAGAATTGAAACAATACAGGTTGTAATTGTagttaaaaagatttttgaaaatgacatactttggattattaataaaaaaaaaaaatgaatacacAGTAAATCTTGCTGCTCGGTTCGGCgggatttaaacaaatcttactGGACCAAGTAACAGGATTTAAATGATTGCCCAAATAATTGAATGACGTGTGACAAACAAATCTCGTTGTTTGGTCCaacaaaatttgtttaaattttgttaGATCAAGCAACGAGATTACACGAACatcattttgggaaatattttttcGAAcatggtattatttaatatattattttaaattaaagatAAAACGGGGAAAAAACTCAATGAAAGCATGGATAGAATGCAAGCATGTCTTGGACAGGTTTATTTAGATTTGCATCATATGGTACTTTAGCCCTCCCTTAATAGGAATTTCATCTCCATTCAACTTGAGCTTTCATTCGAATCAAAATCCATCACCCAAATTTGTTTTTCCAATTTAGAATAATGATATTTTTCTATTAATTTAGCTCATACATAGTGCTCTCAACATTTAACCTTCATCAATTTATAACTTAATTCTGATGGGAATAAGACACAAGCAAAACACAAAGCATGAATTATGTTATTCTTTTATTATAACTACCCATCAAATCTAATTTCCTCTTTGATTTACATTGTTCTCCTATGATTgtgtcaaaaataaaaataaaaatcagtgATTGGCTGTCAACAAGGCACAATATGAGTGGTCCTTGTGTCATAACGCGCGAAAATCAACTTTGAGTTGCCTTTGAAAATCTTCACCAAATCGTTGCACATCTGACGAACCATTGGCGAACAATTGCTCTGCATCAATATCAGAATCTTGGTCAACCCGTTGTTCTTAATCACGGCCCCCTGAGCCGTCCGATCCCGGAAAAGATAACATACGCTCCAGACCACCGCAATCGCGTGCTCCGTCCCCCCGCTCGATCCCCTCATTATCCTCTGCACCACCGCCGCGACGCATATCGGATCTCCGCATATCATCTTCCGGCCTTCCTCGCACTTCGCCACCATCTCCATGAGTTTCAGAGCTTTTTCGGCTATTTGAGCGTTCGTCTTCGAATCGGAGAGGATTTTCGCTACAGTTTGTACGATTCCGAGCCGGACGAGCTCTGTTTTGACCGGTCTTGACGTTGATACAGCAATCAGAAAGGATAATGCGGCCTCCGTCGAACTCGGATCGGATCCGGAACTCAATAGATGGAATAGTTCGTAGAGTAAGCCTTCCTGTTCCGTGATCACGCGCTTCGATTCGGCATCTGAGGCGATCGCCTCCAAAACCCTCACGGTTTCGATCTTCGATTCGGAGCTGCCTTTGCGCAGTAGCAAGGTGATTGAGGACAAGCGAACTTCGTTATTATTGGTTTTGAAGATTAAGCTGTGCAGTTGTTCTTTTACTCCACGTTCAGAAACAGTCGAATCCAAGACCTTCACAATCGATTCCAAAACTTGAACATCGTCACTAGCATTGTCCAGAATATGGACCATCGCTACAACGAAATTGTCAGTCTTCGCTAGCCGCCTCCGATTCTCGTCGGATGCTTTCGCGAACGTTACGATCTTCGAGAGAGAATCGAGGCAGGTGCCGTTTTCGTCCGTCTCCAGGCGACCGATCAGAACCGAAATTTGCTCGGGGGAAAGGCTGGAGGAAGCCGCAGAGGCGGAATGGAGCCGAGGAGAGAAGGATTGGGACCAGAGGTTGATGAGGCGGTGCAAGGTGTGGTTGGGGACGAATTCGGTGGAGGGGAGGGGCTGCATGGTGGCGGGACAGGTGTTGTGGCCGGCGTCGAGCCAGGTCTGGATGCTGGAGCGATCGTAGGTGACGCCGGTGGAAAGGCTCACCGGCGATTTCATCACGTCCAGCGATATAGGGCACCGGAAGAAGCTTGGCACGCCGATGAACAAGTCTTTCCTCGCCATCTTCAATTCGATTCCACAAACTCAAGAGTCGCAGGGACGGAAAACAGAGGAGCGGGATTTAGAAGGCGGAGAGGTCAAATTCAACGTGTTGACTGTTGAATATAGTAATATGTATTTAATATGTGTACgcatattttaaaaatcatcttTGACTCAACactgttttaattttttttttttttaaagtgggAAATCGTCAGCATATCTTAGAAGTTGTTgcgtgaaaaaaataaataaaataagaaaaaagggtGGGTCAGTTGAAAGTGTTAAGATTAATTTttcttattgtatatttatttttgttttgaagAGTTAATTATATTTGAACGTAATTCATTCAAatacatataaatttaaattcaaccaCTACATTCATGAGAATGAGTTTTGCACCTTAGATTGAACTCAAGTAgataaaatttcaatatattttttgTACTATATCTTCTCCTAATTCAATACAAATCCAATTTGAAAACCTCTCCAAATAGAGGAAATGTCTAattcatatttttaaatattactttaatGATTTATTTGTTACATGAGAGTAGAATGAAACACTTATAATATAATgctattactttttattttttaatttttttttaaataattcgGAGATTCTAGCCATTCTTGCATCATATTAGACACTAGTGAGGCACCAAGTGAGAGCCGCTCACCTATTAACTCACTTCTAATAATTTATTAGCATAATTTTTTAAGAAAGAATCAAATCTTTGGCCTCATGGTTACTAAAGTTACAAGCACGTCGTTACCACTTACGATGGCCGACCCAAGATAATGGTGTTACTGGTTATGAGTTGGGTAGTCAAAGGGGAGTTGTTGGGGTAGAGGCGTGGGGGTGTCGTGTGGGAGCGGGGCTGCTGAGACTTATATTATACGAAGGAAGACATTTAAGGGGCAACGTGTGGGTCCGGTTTAGGTTGGGTTGGACTCGCTCCTTTGAAAATCTGTAGCATCGCTGTATGAAAACAAGAGTCAATTGACTCAAGCGAGGGTGGTTGTAGCAAATAGCAATTAACAATTAGCAGATTGCAAATTGCTTTGTTTTCACACTTGCTTTTTGATCCCTATAAGATCACGCACATTGCACCTCAAGATACGGCGTTTAAATTGGATGCTTCCCCACTCCCATTCGATGTTTGTGACTCTGATTAATCCTTGCAACTTCATCTCCAATAAATTAATGGTATACAAATTTCTATCCAAGATATTTTAACCGTAATATGATAATCTCGAAATGTTCGagcattaattaaataaaaactttatttctttaattttaattaaattacttGTCTTTATCACCGTACAATTATCAAGTATTCAGTCAAATTCATAACACATCTCTTACCTTaagaacataaaaaaaaaaaaaaaaaaaacaaaacgcTATCAATCACTTCTAAATTCTAATTAGGGCATTCTGATTTTTATTCAAGTCAATCCACTCACAATTCTCCAAGAGAGTTTTAAAGGACATTTTGCAACAACTTATTTAAGGGCTTTGAAGTACACTACTCATCTGTATGTTCCAAAGTCTAATAGGCTAAGTTGAATACTCATACATGCAAGCAAATTAAAGGAAATCAAATAATGCACTCCGTATTTCCATGTGAAGTAATGATAAGCCACACTCCATCATACTTACAGTATG
This region of Malania oleifera isolate guangnan ecotype guangnan chromosome 10, ASM2987363v1, whole genome shotgun sequence genomic DNA includes:
- the LOC131165339 gene encoding U-box domain-containing protein 28-like, producing MARKDLFIGVPSFFRCPISLDVMKSPVSLSTGVTYDRSSIQTWLDAGHNTCPATMQPLPSTEFVPNHTLHRLINLWSQSFSPRLHSASAASSSLSPEQISVLIGRLETDENGTCLDSLSKIVTFAKASDENRRRLAKTDNFVVAMVHILDNASDDVQVLESIVKVLDSTVSERGVKEQLHSLIFKTNNNEVRLSSITLLLRKGSSESKIETVRVLEAIASDAESKRVITEQEGLLYELFHLLSSGSDPSSTEAALSFLIAVSTSRPVKTELVRLGIVQTVAKILSDSKTNAQIAEKALKLMEMVAKCEEGRKMICGDPICVAAVVQRIMRGSSGGTEHAIAVVWSVCYLFRDRTAQGAVIKNNGLTKILILMQSNCSPMVRQMCNDLVKIFKGNSKLIFARYDTRTTHIVPC